One Festucalex cinctus isolate MCC-2025b chromosome 3, RoL_Fcin_1.0, whole genome shotgun sequence DNA window includes the following coding sequences:
- the LOC144015512 gene encoding uncharacterized protein LOC144015512, with translation MCAQPSTSAQMTFHRTMTTTMGPMQDRLGQSSKEREDRAHSNVRPLVLRQRKLLPKVTLLTLSRTKNVHQPIHPRKKRSQSLAGMKLMNSAGSQPSSPLLQNQDQGMLQQS, from the exons atgtgtgcacaaccgagcacgtctgcacagatgacgtttcatcggacgatgacgactactatgggtccgatgcaagacaggcttggacagtcttccaaagaacgtgaag atcgtgctcacagcaacgtccgaccgctggttctacgacaaagaaag ctcctacccaaagtgacccttctcacattgagcagaacaaag aatgtgcatcaaccaatacatccaagaaaaaaaag atcccaaagtctggctggcatgaagttgatgaattcggctggcagccaaccttcttcccctttgctgcaaaaccaggaccaagggatgctgcagcagagctga